One part of the Cellvibrionales bacterium genome encodes these proteins:
- the rimM gene encoding ribosome maturation factor RimM: MQKRTIVGKITSAYGVKGWVKIHSYTDPAEKIFQFDRWSLESNATSRAATEITVAEHRQHGKGFVARIKGIDDRTAAEAICQRAIAVSADTLPELPEGEYYWQQLIGLHVVSNQEGAQKILLGEISSMLETGANDVMVVSPCDGSIDQRERLLPYVDVYILQVDLENKQMLVDWDPEF; encoded by the coding sequence CTGCAAAAACGAACCATTGTAGGCAAAATTACTTCTGCCTACGGCGTGAAAGGTTGGGTGAAAATTCACTCCTATACCGATCCCGCTGAAAAAATTTTTCAGTTTGATCGCTGGTCGTTAGAGAGCAATGCAACATCGCGAGCCGCCACTGAAATTACTGTTGCTGAACATCGGCAACACGGCAAAGGGTTTGTTGCACGCATCAAAGGTATAGACGATCGCACGGCGGCTGAAGCTATTTGCCAGCGTGCGATTGCAGTCAGTGCAGACACTTTGCCGGAGTTACCGGAAGGCGAGTACTACTGGCAACAACTGATTGGTTTGCATGTTGTTAGCAACCAAGAAGGTGCTCAAAAAATTTTGCTGGGAGAAATTTCCAGCATGCTGGAAACAGGAGCAAACGATGTCATGGTTGTTTCTCCTTGTGATGGCAGCATAGATCAGCGCGAACGCTTGCTGCCCTATGTGGATGTTTACATTTTGCAAGTGGATCTTGAAAACAAGCAAATGCTGGTTGACTGGGATCCTGAATTTTAA
- the rpsP gene encoding 30S ribosomal protein S16, giving the protein MVTIRLSRGGAKKRPFYHLTVTDSRNARDGSFIEHVGFFNPVAKGQEERVRVDQERVAYWVSKGAQLSERVASLLKQKAA; this is encoded by the coding sequence ATGGTAACTATTCGTCTGTCACGCGGCGGCGCAAAAAAACGCCCCTTCTATCATCTGACAGTAACCGATTCACGCAACGCGCGTGACGGCAGCTTCATTGAGCATGTTGGCTTCTTCAACCCCGTTGCTAAAGGCCAAGAAGAGCGCGTGCGCGTCGATCAAGAACGCGTTGCTTATTGGGTGAGCAAAGGCGCGCAATTGTCTGAGCGCGTTGCCAGCTTACTGAAACAAAAAGCGGCCTAA
- a CDS encoding SPFH/Band 7/PHB domain protein, with protein MSFAQLVPWLLGGFAVYIVKLGVRFVPQGFEWTVERFGRYTHTLSPGLNFIIPFIDRIGQQVSVMEQVLDIPPQEVISADNAMVRIDAICFYQVVNAAQASYEVADLQNAVRNLTMTNIRTVLGALELDEMLSKRDEINERLLRIVDQATHPWGIKVTRIEIKDITPPRDLVDAMANQMKAEREKRAAVLEAEGRKQAEILEADGLKQAQILKAEGDRQAAFLQAEARERAAEAEAKATHMVSQAIAKGDIQAVNYFVAQKYIEALSSVASANNSKVILMPLEASQVIGSVGGIAELFKAAGEQPKTVAPPQLPKG; from the coding sequence ATGTCATTCGCTCAACTGGTACCGTGGTTATTGGGCGGTTTTGCCGTATATATCGTCAAGCTGGGCGTGCGCTTTGTGCCGCAGGGCTTTGAGTGGACGGTAGAGCGCTTTGGCCGCTATACGCATACTTTGAGTCCTGGCTTGAACTTCATCATTCCTTTTATTGATCGCATCGGCCAGCAAGTGAGCGTGATGGAGCAGGTGTTGGACATTCCACCGCAAGAGGTCATCAGCGCGGATAACGCCATGGTGAGAATTGATGCCATCTGCTTCTATCAAGTCGTCAATGCCGCGCAAGCGTCTTATGAAGTGGCCGATTTGCAGAATGCTGTACGCAATTTGACCATGACCAATATCCGCACTGTACTAGGGGCTTTAGAGTTGGATGAAATGCTATCTAAGCGCGATGAGATAAATGAGCGCTTACTTCGCATTGTGGATCAAGCCACGCACCCGTGGGGGATCAAGGTCACCCGTATAGAGATCAAGGACATCACTCCGCCGCGCGATCTGGTGGATGCCATGGCAAACCAGATGAAAGCTGAAAGGGAGAAGCGGGCTGCAGTGTTGGAAGCCGAAGGGCGCAAGCAGGCGGAAATCCTCGAGGCGGATGGTTTGAAACAGGCGCAAATTCTGAAGGCGGAAGGTGATCGTCAAGCGGCCTTTTTGCAAGCAGAGGCGCGTGAGCGTGCTGCTGAAGCAGAGGCCAAGGCGACGCACATGGTGTCACAAGCCATCGCCAAGGGTGATATTCAGGCGGTCAACTACTTTGTGGCGCAGAAATATATTGAGGCATTGAGTAGCGTGGCGTCGGCGAACAATAGCAAGGTGATTTTGATGCCGTTGGAAGCGTCGCAAGTCATTGGCTCTGTGGGAGGGATTGCGGAGTTGTTTAAAGCGGCCGGCGAACAGCCCAAAACAGTAGCTCCACCACAATTACCTAAAGGTTAG
- a CDS encoding NfeD family protein codes for MIAGLLDHWLWFALALVLLIVEMVGAGGYLLWLGMAAGLTGSLVFFLPNLAWQAQLLMFSTSSVLCALGWWQYQQRCPKIADEPLLNKRTAQYIGRILVLTEAVENGRGRARVDDSVWGVVAAEDLPVGTRVKVLSLQMDHLLFVEKLPESNN; via the coding sequence ATGATTGCAGGACTGCTCGACCATTGGCTCTGGTTTGCGTTGGCACTGGTGTTGTTGATCGTTGAAATGGTCGGTGCAGGCGGCTATTTGTTGTGGTTGGGCATGGCGGCAGGCTTGACGGGGAGCTTAGTTTTTTTTCTTCCTAATTTAGCGTGGCAAGCACAGCTACTGATGTTTTCAACTTCGAGTGTGTTGTGTGCGCTCGGGTGGTGGCAATACCAACAACGCTGCCCCAAAATAGCCGATGAACCACTGCTCAATAAACGCACAGCCCAGTATATCGGGCGCATTTTGGTATTGACCGAAGCAGTTGAGAATGGACGCGGTAGAGCTAGGGTGGACGATAGTGTTTGGGGAGTGGTGGCAGCAGAAGATCTTCCAGTGGGTACGCGTGTGAAGGTGCTGTCATTACAAATGGATCATCTGTTGTTTGTTGAAAAACTGCCCGAATCTAACAACTGA
- a CDS encoding lysophospholipid acyltransferase family protein codes for MLLVFLARCLAFLPPSALFLFSNVLAFVLERVARYRHKVVAKNLAMAFPEKSAEERGVIAHKFYQYLADVVVEIIMLSRMRHEELLRRFEIQGLEEVKSVMHEGQSVILLSAHQGNWEWMLAAVAVALPHPLDALYRPLHNEAADRFFMDLRTRFRSHMIPAERAAKIILKLRKQTRAFGILGDQNPRRRDSKYWTTFMGVDTPVVIGPERIAKMTSYPLFYVATEKLGCGRYRCRIEPLAQPPYSGDGEVSQLYMSAVEAHIRRQPECWMWSHHRWRYEKKDCPEFLCAK; via the coding sequence ATGTTGCTTGTTTTTCTAGCAAGGTGCCTTGCTTTTTTGCCGCCGAGTGCGTTGTTTCTTTTTTCAAATGTGTTGGCATTTGTTTTGGAGCGCGTGGCACGCTACCGCCACAAAGTGGTGGCAAAAAATTTGGCGATGGCATTTCCTGAAAAGAGTGCTGAAGAAAGGGGTGTAATAGCGCATAAGTTTTATCAGTATCTGGCAGATGTGGTTGTCGAAATCATCATGCTGTCGCGTATGCGTCACGAAGAGTTGCTGCGTCGATTTGAAATTCAGGGGCTAGAAGAAGTAAAGAGTGTAATGCATGAGGGGCAGTCGGTAATTTTATTGTCGGCCCATCAAGGTAATTGGGAGTGGATGTTGGCTGCTGTTGCTGTTGCTCTGCCGCACCCGCTCGATGCGTTGTACAGGCCTCTGCATAATGAGGCGGCGGATCGTTTTTTTATGGATCTCCGAACGCGCTTTCGTTCGCATATGATTCCCGCTGAAAGGGCGGCAAAGATTATTTTGAAGTTGCGCAAGCAAACGAGAGCTTTCGGTATTTTGGGTGATCAAAATCCGCGCCGTCGCGATAGTAAGTACTGGACGACATTTATGGGTGTGGATACGCCAGTGGTGATCGGTCCGGAGCGCATTGCAAAAATGACGAGCTACCCATTGTTTTATGTGGCAACAGAAAAGTTGGGATGCGGCCGATATCGCTGTCGCATAGAGCCCTTGGCGCAGCCGCCGTACAGTGGTGATGGCGAGGTGTCGCAGCTGTATATGAGTGCAGTGGAGGCGCATATCCGTCGACAGCCAGAGTGTTGGATGTGGTCGCATCATCGCTGGCGTTATGAGAAAAAAGATTGCCCAGAATTTCTGTGCGCTAAATGA
- the ffh gene encoding signal recognition particle protein, with product MFENLTDRLSGTLRNISGKARLTDDNIQDALREVRKALLEADVALPVAKDFVEAVRKRAIGQEVSRSLSPGQQFVKIVQDELIAVMGTANEELNLAVKPPAIILMAGLQGAGKTTSVAKLAKHLKSRLKKNVMVVSVDVYRPAAIKQLETLASEVGVRFFMGESQKPVEIAKEAVEAAKRQLADVLIVDTAGRLHVDDALMDEIKALHATLNPVETLFVIDAMIGQDAVNTASAFNAALPLTGVVLTKMDGDARGGAALSVRQVTGKPVKFIGVGEKTDALEPFHPDRIASRILGMGDVLSLIEEAQQKIDHKKAEKLALKVQKGQRFDLEDLRDQLQQMQNMGGMAGLLDKLPGMGQMAQIAQQDETVKQFKRMEAVINSMTPVERRNPDILNGSRKRRITQGSGTDLQDLNRLLKQHKQMAKMMKKFKGGKGLANMMRGVAGQMPAGLGGGMKLPGQFR from the coding sequence ATGTTTGAGAATTTAACAGATCGTTTATCCGGTACTTTGCGCAATATCAGCGGTAAAGCGCGTTTGACGGATGACAATATTCAAGATGCGTTGCGAGAAGTGCGCAAAGCCTTGCTGGAGGCAGATGTTGCGCTGCCTGTCGCGAAAGATTTTGTCGAAGCTGTAAGAAAACGTGCAATTGGACAGGAAGTGAGCCGCAGTCTTAGTCCGGGGCAGCAGTTCGTCAAAATTGTGCAGGATGAATTGATTGCTGTGATGGGAACGGCAAACGAAGAATTAAATCTTGCTGTAAAACCACCGGCCATTATTTTGATGGCGGGTTTGCAGGGGGCGGGTAAAACGACCAGCGTTGCCAAATTGGCAAAACACTTAAAAAGCCGTTTGAAAAAAAATGTGATGGTTGTGAGTGTGGATGTGTATCGTCCCGCAGCCATCAAGCAGTTAGAAACACTCGCCAGTGAAGTCGGTGTGCGATTTTTTATGGGTGAGTCGCAGAAGCCAGTTGAAATCGCAAAAGAGGCTGTGGAAGCGGCTAAACGCCAGCTCGCTGATGTGTTGATAGTCGATACAGCGGGTCGTTTACATGTTGACGATGCGTTGATGGATGAAATCAAAGCGTTGCACGCGACGCTAAATCCTGTGGAAACGCTGTTCGTTATCGATGCGATGATTGGTCAGGATGCTGTCAATACGGCGAGTGCATTTAACGCAGCGCTGCCGCTGACCGGCGTGGTGCTGACCAAAATGGACGGTGATGCGCGCGGTGGTGCGGCGCTGTCGGTGCGTCAGGTGACGGGTAAGCCGGTCAAGTTTATTGGTGTCGGCGAAAAAACCGATGCCTTGGAGCCTTTCCATCCAGATCGTATTGCCTCGCGTATTTTGGGTATGGGTGATGTGCTTTCTCTTATCGAAGAAGCGCAGCAGAAAATTGATCACAAGAAAGCAGAGAAGCTGGCGCTCAAAGTGCAGAAAGGGCAGCGCTTTGATTTGGAAGATCTGCGCGACCAGTTGCAGCAAATGCAAAACATGGGCGGTATGGCTGGATTATTGGATAAGTTGCCGGGCATGGGTCAAATGGCACAGATCGCGCAGCAGGATGAAACCGTCAAGCAATTCAAGCGCATGGAAGCGGTAATCAACTCCATGACACCCGTAGAGCGCCGCAACCCAGACATTCTGAACGGCTCGCGCAAGCGTCGTATTACGCAGGGGTCAGGCACGGATTTGCAGGACTTGAACCGTCTGCTCAAGCAGCACAAGCAGATGGCTAAAATGATGAAGAAATTCAAAGGTGGCAAAGGGTTAGCCAATATGATGCGCGGTGTGGCAGGTCAGATGCCCGCCGGCCTCGGCGGAGGCATGAAGCTACCGGGGCAGTTTCGTTGA
- the rpsL gene encoding 30S ribosomal protein S12, whose amino-acid sequence MATINQLVRQPRQRKAAKSDVPALQQCPQRRGVCTRVYTTTPKKPNSALRKVCRVRLTNGFEVSSYIGGEGHNLQEHSVVLIRGGRVKDLPGVRYHTVRGSLDTSGVKDRKQRRSKYGAKRPK is encoded by the coding sequence ATGGCAACAATCAATCAGTTGGTGCGTCAGCCCAGACAGCGTAAAGCTGCCAAAAGTGACGTTCCAGCCTTGCAACAGTGCCCACAGCGTCGTGGCGTTTGCACGCGCGTTTACACCACCACGCCTAAAAAGCCTAACTCGGCTTTGCGGAAAGTGTGCCGTGTTCGCTTGACCAACGGCTTCGAAGTGTCGTCCTACATTGGTGGTGAAGGCCACAACTTGCAGGAGCACAGCGTGGTGCTGATTCGCGGCGGTCGTGTAAAAGACTTGCCGGGTGTGCGTTACCACACCGTGCGCGGCAGCTTGGATACTTCTGGCGTGAAAGATCGTAAGCAGCGCCGTTCGAAATACGGTGCGAAGCGTCCTAAGTAA
- the rpsG gene encoding 30S ribosomal protein S7 — translation MPRRRVAAKREVLPDPKFGSTLLAKFVNHVMESGKKSVAERIVYGALDIVKEKLGKEPVEIFEQAMENIAPMVEVKARRVGGATYQVPVEVRPSRRNALAMRWMVEYSRKRGEKSMRQRLAGEMMDAAQGKGAAVKKREDVHRMAEANKAFSHYRF, via the coding sequence ATGCCAAGAAGAAGAGTGGCGGCCAAACGCGAAGTGCTGCCAGATCCAAAATTCGGAAGCACTTTGCTTGCCAAGTTCGTTAACCACGTTATGGAAAGCGGCAAAAAATCCGTCGCTGAAAGAATCGTTTACGGCGCATTGGATATCGTCAAAGAAAAGCTCGGCAAAGAGCCGGTTGAAATCTTTGAACAGGCGATGGAAAACATCGCACCGATGGTCGAAGTAAAAGCCCGCCGCGTCGGTGGTGCTACTTATCAAGTGCCTGTTGAAGTTCGCCCTTCTCGCCGCAACGCTTTAGCAATGCGTTGGATGGTGGAGTATTCACGTAAGCGCGGCGAAAAATCTATGCGTCAACGTTTGGCTGGCGAGATGATGGATGCTGCGCAAGGCAAAGGTGCCGCGGTGAAGAAGCGTGAAGATGTTCATCGTATGGCCGAAGCGAACAAAGCGTTCTCGCACTACCGCTTTTAA
- the fusA gene encoding elongation factor G: MARTTPINLYRNIGICAHVDAGKTTTTERVLFYTGLSHKIGEVHDGAATTDWMVQEQERGITITSAAVTAFWSGTKKQYQNHRVNVIDTPGHVDFTIEVERSLRVLDGAVVVFCGTSGVEPQSETVWRQANKYGVPRIVYVNKMDRQGANFLRVVEQIKKRLGHTPVPLQLAIGAEENFQGQIDLMSMKAIYWNDDDKGTVPREEEIPADLRAQAEEYRNFMVEAAAEANEELMNKYLEEGDLSVEDIKLGLRLRTIACEIIPAVCGSSFKNKGVPLVLDAVIDYLPAPTDIPAIKGSHPDDEEKLDERAASDEAPFAALAFKIATDPFVGTLTFARVYSGVLTSGDSVINSVKGKKERVGRMVQMHANQREEIKEVRAGDIAALIGMKDVTTGDTLCSEDQPIVLERMDFPEPVISVAVEPKAKPDQEKMGMALSKLAQEDPSFRVRTDEETGQTIIAGMGELHLDIIVDRMRREFKVECSVGKPQVAYRERISKKVEIEGKFVRQSGGRGQYGHCWIRFEPAEDQNAEQLEFVNEVVGGVVPKEYIPAIQKGIAEQMKNGILAGYPLLGLKATVFDGSYHDVDSNEMAFKVAASMATKELSFKGGAALLEPIMKVEVVTPEDYMGDVVGDLNRRRGMILGMDENPSGKVINAEVPLAEMFGYATDVRSMSQGRASYSMEFLKYSEAPNNIAQGIIEKNKR; this comes from the coding sequence GTGGCACGCACCACTCCTATCAATCTTTATCGCAATATCGGTATTTGCGCGCATGTTGATGCGGGTAAAACCACGACCACTGAGCGCGTTTTGTTTTACACCGGTTTGTCACACAAGATTGGTGAAGTGCATGACGGTGCCGCAACTACAGACTGGATGGTGCAAGAGCAAGAGCGTGGCATCACCATTACATCTGCTGCGGTCACTGCATTTTGGTCTGGTACCAAAAAGCAATATCAAAATCACCGTGTTAATGTTATCGATACCCCAGGGCACGTTGACTTCACTATTGAAGTAGAGCGTTCGCTGCGTGTGCTTGATGGTGCGGTGGTGGTTTTCTGTGGCACTTCTGGTGTTGAGCCGCAATCAGAAACTGTTTGGCGTCAAGCTAATAAATACGGCGTGCCGCGCATTGTTTATGTGAACAAAATGGATCGTCAAGGTGCGAATTTCTTGCGCGTTGTTGAGCAGATTAAAAAACGCCTTGGTCACACGCCTGTGCCTTTACAGTTGGCTATCGGCGCGGAAGAAAATTTCCAAGGTCAAATCGACTTGATGTCGATGAAAGCTATTTATTGGAATGATGACGATAAAGGCACTGTACCGCGCGAAGAAGAAATTCCAGCGGATTTGCGCGCGCAAGCGGAAGAATATCGCAACTTCATGGTGGAAGCCGCGGCGGAAGCCAACGAAGAATTGATGAACAAGTACCTCGAAGAAGGTGACTTGAGTGTTGAAGATATCAAGTTAGGTTTGCGCTTGCGTACTATCGCTTGCGAAATAATACCGGCAGTATGCGGTTCTTCGTTCAAGAACAAGGGCGTGCCTTTGGTGTTGGACGCTGTTATCGATTATTTGCCAGCACCGACAGATATTCCTGCCATCAAAGGCTCACATCCAGATGACGAAGAGAAGCTGGACGAGCGCGCTGCGTCGGATGAAGCGCCGTTTGCGGCATTGGCGTTCAAAATTGCAACGGATCCTTTTGTTGGTACGCTGACTTTTGCGCGTGTTTATTCCGGTGTTTTGACATCTGGCGACAGCGTGATCAACTCGGTAAAAGGCAAAAAAGAACGCGTGGGTCGGATGGTGCAAATGCATGCCAACCAGCGCGAAGAAATTAAAGAAGTGCGCGCTGGCGACATCGCTGCCTTGATCGGTATGAAAGATGTAACCACTGGCGATACACTGTGCAGCGAAGATCAGCCTATTGTGCTGGAACGCATGGATTTTCCTGAGCCTGTAATTTCTGTGGCGGTAGAGCCAAAGGCAAAACCCGACCAAGAAAAAATGGGTATGGCTTTGTCAAAATTGGCACAAGAAGATCCATCTTTCCGTGTGCGCACCGACGAAGAAACAGGCCAAACTATCATCGCGGGCATGGGCGAATTGCACCTCGATATCATCGTCGATCGTATGCGCCGCGAGTTTAAAGTTGAGTGTAGCGTTGGTAAGCCGCAGGTGGCTTATCGCGAACGCATCAGCAAGAAAGTAGAGATTGAAGGTAAATTTGTGCGCCAGTCCGGTGGTCGCGGTCAATACGGTCACTGCTGGATTCGTTTTGAGCCTGCTGAAGATCAAAACGCAGAGCAGCTGGAATTTGTCAATGAAGTCGTTGGCGGTGTTGTTCCGAAGGAATACATTCCAGCAATTCAGAAAGGTATTGCTGAGCAGATGAAAAACGGTATTTTGGCCGGCTATCCTCTGTTGGGTTTAAAAGCGACAGTGTTTGACGGTTCTTATCACGATGTCGACTCTAACGAGATGGCGTTTAAAGTTGCTGCATCAATGGCGACCAAAGAACTGTCATTCAAGGGCGGTGCCGCGTTGCTAGAACCGATTATGAAAGTCGAAGTGGTAACGCCAGAAGATTACATGGGTGATGTGGTTGGCGACTTGAATCGTCGCCGCGGTATGATTCTTGGCATGGATGAAAATCCATCAGGCAAGGTAATCAATGCTGAAGTACCATTGGCAGAAATGTTTGGCTACGCAACAGATGTGCGTTCTATGTCACAAGGTCGCGCTAGCTACTCGATGGAATTCTTGAAATATTCTGAAGCGCCGAACAATATTGCTCAGGGTATTATTGAGAAAAACAAACGCTAA
- a CDS encoding lysophospholipid acyltransferase family protein, with amino-acid sequence MKIESTVADLIPAAEHIKARAIIWFYQLLSLLSLRSIQRIGTVLGRLLWVSRSRMTKTTVTNLRLCFPELSATEIDSLAQKSLIETGKTIVETGACWNWSLEKCRSVILSIEGETLFAERCKSERGLILLMPHLSTWEMLHPILTAHTHFTAMYKPPKIRPLDSWMQAVRNRASATMVPANRKGVSELMKTLKAGGCIVVLPDQEPERESGTFAPFFGVETLTMTLVHGLAIKTGAQLLEVNAKRLPNGEGFDVVFRDANAVNTEDARASLTAMNAVIEEAVREIPEQYQWEYKRFKRRPEGKAHFY; translated from the coding sequence ATGAAAATAGAAAGTACAGTTGCCGATCTGATTCCAGCTGCTGAGCATATCAAGGCGCGCGCGATAATATGGTTCTATCAACTATTGTCACTACTGTCTTTACGCTCTATTCAGCGCATAGGCACTGTACTGGGGAGGTTGTTGTGGGTTAGTCGTTCCCGCATGACAAAAACAACTGTGACAAATTTACGATTGTGTTTTCCTGAGCTTTCCGCAACAGAGATTGATTCGTTAGCGCAAAAAAGTTTAATCGAAACAGGTAAGACGATTGTTGAAACTGGCGCGTGTTGGAACTGGAGCTTAGAGAAATGTCGTTCGGTGATCCTCAGTATCGAAGGAGAAACTTTATTTGCGGAGCGCTGTAAAAGTGAGCGTGGGTTAATTTTATTGATGCCGCATTTAAGTACTTGGGAAATGCTGCACCCCATTTTGACTGCACACACACATTTCACGGCCATGTACAAACCGCCAAAAATTCGCCCATTGGATAGCTGGATGCAGGCGGTGCGCAACCGCGCCAGCGCCACCATGGTGCCGGCGAATCGCAAAGGCGTGAGCGAGTTAATGAAAACACTGAAGGCGGGCGGCTGTATTGTGGTCTTGCCCGATCAAGAACCTGAGCGTGAAAGCGGCACTTTTGCGCCATTTTTTGGCGTTGAAACACTCACCATGACCTTGGTGCATGGCTTAGCAATAAAAACTGGCGCACAGTTGCTCGAGGTGAACGCCAAGCGCCTTCCCAACGGTGAAGGTTTTGATGTGGTGTTTCGCGATGCCAATGCAGTTAACACAGAAGATGCTCGCGCCTCGCTAACAGCCATGAATGCTGTGATAGAAGAGGCTGTGCGTGAGATACCCGAGCAGTACCAGTGGGAGTACAAGCGTTTCAAGCGCCGCCCAGAAGGAAAGGCCCATTTCTACTGA
- a CDS encoding UDP-3-O-acyl-N-acetylglucosamine deacetylase codes for MIRQRTLKNTIRATGVGLHTGDKIYLTLKPAPIDTGIVFRRVDLNPPVEIAARAENVGDTTLSTTLMKGDVRVSTVEHLLSAMAGLGIDNAYVELSAPEVPIMDGSAGPFVFLLQSAGIDEQDAPKRFIRIKKKVEVSAGDKQASFEPFEGFKVSFSIEFNHPAFDGRDLTAEIDFSSTSFVKDVSRARTFGFMHEIEYLRGQGLAQGGSVDNAIVIDESGVLNEDGLRYDDEFVKHKVLDAIGDLYLLGNSLIGEFKAHKSGHALNNQLLRKLIEQRDAWEVVTFEDDDASAPISYIKPVLAGS; via the coding sequence ATGATTCGTCAACGCACTCTCAAGAATACCATTCGAGCTACCGGCGTCGGTTTACACACTGGCGACAAAATTTATCTGACGCTCAAGCCAGCGCCAATTGATACCGGTATTGTGTTTCGTCGTGTGGATTTGAATCCTCCCGTTGAAATTGCCGCGCGTGCAGAAAATGTCGGTGATACCACGCTGTCTACTACTTTGATGAAAGGTGATGTGCGGGTATCAACAGTCGAGCATTTGTTGTCAGCCATGGCGGGCTTGGGTATCGACAATGCCTATGTGGAGTTGAGCGCACCTGAGGTGCCTATCATGGATGGCAGCGCAGGCCCTTTTGTTTTTTTGCTGCAGTCTGCGGGCATTGATGAGCAGGATGCACCGAAGCGCTTTATTCGCATTAAGAAAAAAGTGGAAGTCAGTGCGGGAGATAAACAGGCAAGTTTTGAACCATTTGAAGGTTTCAAAGTTTCTTTTTCCATTGAATTTAACCACCCTGCTTTTGATGGCCGCGATTTAACGGCTGAAATTGATTTTTCTAGTACGTCTTTTGTAAAAGATGTCAGTCGTGCGCGCACCTTCGGTTTTATGCATGAAATTGAATACTTGCGCGGACAAGGTTTGGCGCAAGGCGGTAGTGTGGATAACGCTATCGTCATTGATGAGAGCGGCGTGTTGAACGAAGACGGATTGCGCTACGACGATGAATTTGTGAAGCACAAAGTGCTCGATGCCATCGGCGATTTGTATTTATTGGGCAACAGTTTGATTGGTGAGTTCAAAGCGCACAAATCGGGCCACGCACTGAACAATCAGCTGCTGCGAAAACTGATCGAGCAGCGCGATGCGTGGGAAGTGGTGACCTTTGAAGACGATGATGCATCGGCGCCTATTTCGTATATCAAGCCTGTTCTTGCTGGTTCGTAA
- a CDS encoding UbiX family flavin prenyltransferase, which translates to MVDTLTPITLAMTGASGAAYGLRLLECLLKAQRRVYFMISDAARTVVKMEMGLELPAEISTLENFLLNRFSAQPNQLKVFGNMDWLAPPASGTGGKIPMIICPASGGVISAIATGASTNLVQRAADVAIKEKRPLIIVPREMPASAIHLENQLKLAHLGATIMPASPGFYQNPRSLDDIIDFVVARILDQLDIAHDLLPRWGGAS; encoded by the coding sequence ATGGTAGATACGCTGACACCGATTACATTGGCTATGACAGGTGCATCGGGTGCTGCTTACGGCTTGCGTTTGCTCGAATGTTTATTGAAAGCGCAACGCCGTGTTTATTTCATGATTTCTGATGCAGCACGCACAGTTGTTAAAATGGAAATGGGTTTGGAATTGCCGGCCGAAATATCGACGCTGGAAAATTTTTTACTGAATCGCTTTTCAGCGCAACCCAACCAGCTCAAAGTATTTGGCAATATGGATTGGTTGGCACCACCGGCATCGGGTACGGGTGGCAAAATACCGATGATTATTTGCCCTGCGTCTGGTGGAGTAATTTCAGCAATCGCCACCGGTGCCAGTACTAATTTGGTGCAGCGCGCGGCGGATGTCGCAATTAAAGAAAAACGCCCCTTAATTATCGTGCCACGAGAAATGCCCGCTTCGGCTATCCATTTGGAAAACCAGCTCAAGTTGGCGCATTTGGGCGCGACGATCATGCCAGCTAGCCCAGGTTTTTATCAGAATCCCCGCTCGTTGGACGACATCATCGATTTTGTTGTGGCGCGCATACTTGATCAATTGGATATTGCACATGATTTGTTGCCGCGTTGGGGAGGGGCTTCTTAA